Proteins co-encoded in one Spirosoma endbachense genomic window:
- a CDS encoding TolC family protein, with translation MKNSFISFLFVLGCLLSARIQAQKSNDSLAKQAYLPDCIQYALSHQPVVRQSVIDQEVAERTVQSSLAAWYPQIAAGYNLQHYLKLPVTLIPNANGERIPTALGAQNTSTVSFSLSQSIFSRDLLLASQTADAYRLQAAQTTVNNKINVVVNVSKAFYDLILTQRQVDILSEDITRLQRSLQDATNQYQGGIVDKTDPQRAKIALNNSIAQRKQYNDLIGSKYQTLKQLMGYPPNSQLTVTYDTLQLANEVALDTLQLVNPQTRIEYQLLQTQGRLLNANVRYNRWAYLPTVSAFGNYNLLYQNNAFGQLYTQTFPNSLIGLSVALPIFQGGRRIQQLKIAELQVQRLDWDLASLTSAVDAEYAQALATYKGNLANYLALRENQLLAEDVYRIINLQYRSGIKTYLDVTIAEADLRTSRLNVFNALYQVLITKLDVQRALGVIRF, from the coding sequence ATGAAAAATAGTTTTATTAGCTTCCTCTTCGTACTTGGATGTTTATTGTCCGCCAGAATACAGGCTCAGAAAAGCAACGATTCTCTAGCAAAACAGGCTTATCTTCCAGATTGCATACAATATGCATTAAGCCATCAACCCGTTGTTCGTCAGTCGGTTATTGATCAGGAAGTTGCCGAACGAACCGTTCAAAGCTCCCTGGCCGCCTGGTATCCGCAGATAGCTGCTGGCTATAACTTACAGCACTACCTAAAACTCCCGGTTACGCTCATTCCCAACGCTAATGGCGAGCGAATTCCAACAGCGCTGGGTGCCCAGAACACCTCGACGGTTTCATTTTCGCTGTCTCAGAGTATTTTTAGCCGTGATTTGCTGTTAGCCAGCCAAACGGCTGATGCTTACCGCCTTCAGGCTGCTCAGACCACGGTGAACAACAAAATCAATGTTGTCGTGAATGTGAGTAAAGCGTTTTACGATCTGATTCTGACGCAGCGGCAGGTTGATATTCTGAGCGAGGATATTACACGCCTGCAACGGAGTTTGCAGGATGCAACGAACCAGTATCAGGGCGGTATTGTGGATAAAACGGACCCTCAGCGGGCGAAAATAGCGCTCAACAATTCGATTGCTCAGCGAAAGCAGTATAACGATCTGATTGGGTCAAAATACCAGACGCTAAAGCAACTTATGGGTTATCCGCCTAACTCCCAGCTGACCGTTACCTATGATACGCTGCAACTGGCAAACGAAGTGGCGCTGGATACACTGCAACTGGTTAATCCGCAAACCCGCATCGAATACCAGCTCTTACAAACGCAGGGACGGTTATTAAACGCTAATGTGCGGTATAACCGCTGGGCCTATCTGCCAACTGTATCGGCGTTTGGTAACTACAATCTTCTCTATCAGAACAACGCTTTTGGGCAGTTGTATACGCAGACATTTCCGAACTCATTGATTGGTTTGTCGGTTGCACTACCCATTTTTCAGGGTGGCAGGCGTATTCAGCAACTGAAGATTGCCGAGCTACAGGTTCAGCGACTGGATTGGGATCTGGCTTCCCTAACGAGTGCTGTCGATGCGGAATACGCCCAGGCGTTAGCAACGTATAAAGGCAATCTGGCCAACTATCTGGCTTTGCGCGAGAATCAATTGCTTGCCGAGGATGTCTACCGAATTATTAACCTGCAATATCGATCCGGTATAAAAACATACCTTGATGTGACTATTGCTGAGGCAGATCTACGTACGTCGCGCCTGAACGTGTTTAATGCATTGTATCAGGTGTTAATCACCAAACTGGACGTTCAGCGGGCGTTAGGTGTCATTCGATTTTAA
- a CDS encoding efflux RND transporter permease subunit, which yields MFAENFINRPVTAIVISVVIVALGVLALLSLPVSQYPDITPPVVQVTGTYTGADAQTVEQTVATPIETQVNGTPGMSYVQTNATNDGRMTMNVTFDVGTDVNIAALDVQNRVGIAQPQLPEEVTRLGVVVRKRNPSLFMLVAIYSPKGTHNVSFLDNYTNIYIRDALLRVPGVGDIFSRADDFSMRIWLKPDRLAQLGLTPDDVVGALQEQNLQVAGGSVGAPPQPGSQAFEYTVFTNSRLSKESEFNNIIVRSDPSRGSLVYLKDVARVQLGKFSYASNSFVDGKRAAYLLVYQLPGSNALETAEGVYAAMDNLKKTFPKDIEYVVPFESVSVIQVSISEVVETLLEALVLVILVVFLFLQSWRATLITLLAIPVSIIGTFALFVPLGFTINTLTLFAFVLAIGIVVDDAIVVVEAVQVNIDKGMSPKEATVEAMREISAPVIAIALILAAVFVPVGFIPGIVGRLYQQFAITIAVSVLISAFVALSLTPALCTLLLRPMHIDEKATGLNKFFYKFNQWFERVTNSYSNGVQRLIKATPLVIVGLIVLYIGTGMMFRSKPTGFIPTEDEGRLIVTYEIPEAASTTRSLEVLNKIMGILKDQPYVDHFAALGGLNAVTFASKSNSGTVFMKLKPWDERKERNMQADSLVVKLQKALAGLNDARPQVLQPPAIPGLGQSSGFTFEIQQRETNDDVRAFDNVVQNFLGELNKRPEIGRAFTYFTAKTPAYRVEVDRDKCKKLGISVSNVYRTMQTFLGSQYVNDFIIYGRKFRVVAQADTMYRADVKNLGQYYVRNQAGQLVPISTIIKTTVIENAPLISHFNLFRSVELNGSAKEGYSSSQVNDALREVSAKVLPAGYAYDFGGLSREEINAGSSSIYIFMLSVGFVFLFLAALYESWSVPFSVLLSVPIGAFGAILALILFPYLSNNVYAQIGLITLIGLAAKNAILIVEFAKERVDRGEDLLESTIEAVRLRLRPILMTSLAFILGVFPLAIASGAGGVARATIGRTVLGGMLAATSLAIFVVPVLYVGITRLAYGKKGLAALKANAKNGEKPSEPMTPATQPVSANGKGRDERNHEA from the coding sequence ATGTTTGCAGAAAATTTTATTAACCGACCGGTAACTGCCATTGTTATATCCGTCGTTATTGTGGCATTGGGTGTGCTTGCTCTGCTCAGCTTGCCGGTCAGCCAGTACCCTGATATCACGCCCCCCGTTGTGCAGGTAACGGGTACCTATACTGGGGCTGATGCGCAGACAGTCGAACAAACGGTTGCCACGCCTATCGAGACACAGGTGAACGGTACGCCGGGCATGAGCTATGTGCAGACAAATGCCACCAACGACGGCCGGATGACCATGAACGTGACCTTCGACGTGGGCACCGACGTAAACATTGCCGCGCTGGATGTACAAAACCGCGTTGGTATTGCTCAGCCGCAATTGCCCGAAGAAGTTACCCGCCTGGGTGTGGTGGTCCGGAAAAGGAACCCATCGCTGTTTATGCTGGTGGCGATTTATTCGCCCAAAGGCACGCACAATGTGTCGTTTCTGGATAACTACACAAACATCTACATCCGCGATGCGCTATTGCGGGTGCCGGGTGTGGGCGATATTTTCAGCCGGGCCGATGATTTCAGTATGCGGATCTGGCTCAAACCCGACCGGCTGGCACAGCTTGGCCTGACTCCTGACGATGTCGTTGGTGCTTTGCAGGAACAAAATCTGCAAGTGGCGGGTGGCTCGGTAGGTGCTCCACCACAACCCGGTTCACAGGCTTTTGAATACACCGTTTTTACAAATAGCCGACTCAGTAAAGAAAGCGAATTCAACAATATTATTGTTCGGAGTGATCCATCGCGCGGTTCGTTAGTCTACCTGAAAGATGTAGCACGGGTGCAGTTGGGTAAATTTTCGTATGCCAGTAATTCGTTTGTCGATGGCAAACGAGCGGCATATCTGCTTGTTTACCAGTTGCCAGGCAGTAACGCGCTGGAGACGGCAGAGGGTGTCTACGCAGCCATGGACAACCTGAAAAAGACGTTCCCCAAAGATATTGAATACGTGGTGCCGTTTGAGTCTGTGTCGGTCATTCAGGTGTCAATTTCGGAAGTGGTCGAGACCCTGCTCGAAGCCCTGGTACTGGTTATTCTGGTCGTATTTCTGTTTTTGCAGAGCTGGCGGGCCACGCTCATTACGTTGCTGGCTATTCCGGTTTCTATTATCGGTACGTTTGCCCTGTTTGTGCCGCTTGGGTTCACAATCAATACATTGACCCTCTTCGCCTTCGTACTCGCTATTGGTATTGTGGTCGATGACGCCATTGTGGTTGTGGAAGCCGTTCAGGTAAATATTGACAAGGGAATGTCGCCGAAAGAAGCTACGGTAGAAGCGATGCGTGAGATTTCGGCCCCGGTAATTGCCATTGCCCTCATTCTGGCGGCTGTGTTCGTGCCGGTTGGTTTTATTCCAGGTATTGTTGGTCGATTGTATCAACAGTTCGCGATCACCATCGCCGTTTCGGTGTTGATTTCGGCCTTTGTGGCCCTGTCGCTGACCCCTGCCTTATGTACGCTGCTGCTTCGCCCGATGCACATCGACGAAAAGGCAACCGGCTTAAACAAGTTTTTCTACAAATTTAACCAATGGTTTGAGCGGGTTACGAATTCGTACTCAAACGGGGTACAACGGCTCATCAAAGCGACACCGCTCGTTATTGTGGGTTTGATTGTCTTATACATCGGAACGGGCATGATGTTTCGGTCGAAGCCGACCGGGTTTATTCCAACCGAAGACGAAGGGCGACTGATTGTGACCTATGAAATACCTGAAGCGGCTTCTACGACACGCAGTCTGGAGGTACTCAACAAAATCATGGGTATCCTTAAAGACCAGCCTTATGTCGATCACTTTGCGGCTTTGGGTGGTCTGAACGCGGTTACCTTCGCGTCGAAGTCAAACAGTGGAACAGTATTTATGAAACTGAAACCCTGGGACGAGCGTAAAGAGCGCAATATGCAGGCCGACTCGCTGGTGGTGAAGTTGCAGAAAGCATTGGCGGGGTTGAACGATGCCCGGCCTCAGGTTTTGCAGCCGCCCGCTATTCCTGGCCTTGGGCAATCATCGGGTTTCACGTTTGAAATTCAACAGCGCGAAACCAATGATGATGTTCGGGCCTTTGATAATGTGGTGCAGAATTTTCTGGGCGAGTTGAACAAACGGCCTGAAATTGGCCGTGCTTTTACGTACTTCACGGCCAAAACGCCCGCCTATCGGGTTGAGGTTGACCGCGATAAATGTAAAAAGCTAGGCATTTCGGTCAGTAATGTGTACCGAACCATGCAGACGTTTCTGGGTAGTCAGTATGTCAATGACTTCATTATTTACGGTCGGAAATTCCGGGTGGTAGCCCAGGCCGATACCATGTATCGAGCCGATGTCAAGAATCTGGGGCAATATTATGTCCGAAACCAGGCTGGGCAGCTCGTTCCCATCAGTACCATTATCAAAACCACCGTCATCGAAAATGCACCCCTGATTTCGCACTTCAATCTGTTCCGGTCGGTTGAGCTAAATGGCTCTGCCAAGGAGGGATATAGTAGTAGTCAGGTCAATGATGCGCTGCGTGAAGTGTCGGCTAAAGTGCTTCCGGCGGGTTATGCCTACGATTTCGGAGGGCTGAGCCGTGAAGAAATAAACGCCGGTAGCAGCTCGATTTATATTTTCATGTTGTCGGTGGGATTTGTATTTCTGTTCCTGGCAGCTTTGTATGAGAGCTGGTCGGTGCCGTTCTCGGTGTTGCTGTCGGTACCGATTGGCGCATTCGGTGCTATTCTGGCGCTGATTCTGTTTCCGTATTTAAGCAATAATGTGTACGCACAGATTGGGTTGATTACGCTGATTGGTCTGGCTGCCAAGAATGCCATTCTGATCGTTGAATTTGCCAAAGAACGCGTGGATAGGGGCGAAGATCTGCTGGAATCGACAATCGAAGCGGTTCGTTTGCGGTTACGCCCAATCCTGATGACCTCGCTGGCATTCATTCTGGGCGTATTTCCGCTGGCAATTGCCAGTGGTGCAGGCGGTGTTGCGCGGGCTACGATCGGCCGGACAGTACTTGGTGGGATGTTGGCCGCTACCTCGCTGGCCATCTTCGTCGTACCGGTGCTTTACGTGGGTATAACGCGGCTGGCTTATGGTAAAAAAGGTCTGGCGGCCTTAAAAGCAAACGCAAAAAATGGTGAAAAGCCGAGTGAGCCAATGACGCCAGCAACGCAACCTGTTTCGGCAAACGGGAAAGGTCGCGATGAACGTAATCACGAAGCCTAA
- a CDS encoding efflux RND transporter periplasmic adaptor subunit: MIKRFLIPVIAVFLTACGGNKNNQQQAPPPPTAVTAMEVSKGSATYYDEFPATVTALVLVDIQPQVAGNITGIFFQDGQPVRKGQKLYTIDPQQYRAGYDQAVANLNVQKANMNRAQKDADRYNTLAQQDAVAKQLVDNANATLEAAKMQVEAAQASIQQVATNLKYTTIFAPLDGTIGISQVRLGAAVAPGSTPLNTISSDNPIAADVQVDESEISRFLQLQNQKSVARDSTFILMLPDGSRYPYPGSVRIVDRAIDPQTGTIRIRIAFPNPKKQLKAGLSANVRVKNSTGKPQLLIPYQAVTEQMSEYFVWVVGDSSKVTQKKVTLGPRINDKVVVRNGLNEGETIVTEGTQKVREGAVVKITSPGQTTAGPGDAKPESSSKQAAK; the protein is encoded by the coding sequence ATGATCAAACGCTTTCTTATTCCAGTTATAGCTGTATTTCTCACTGCTTGTGGGGGCAATAAAAACAATCAGCAGCAAGCTCCACCACCACCAACGGCCGTCACGGCCATGGAAGTTTCGAAGGGGAGCGCGACTTATTATGATGAATTCCCGGCTACGGTTACGGCTTTGGTTCTTGTTGACATACAGCCTCAGGTAGCTGGTAACATCACGGGTATTTTCTTTCAGGACGGGCAGCCTGTCCGGAAAGGGCAGAAGTTATACACGATCGATCCGCAACAATACCGGGCTGGTTATGATCAGGCGGTGGCGAACCTGAACGTGCAGAAAGCGAACATGAATCGTGCTCAGAAAGACGCTGACCGGTATAATACCCTGGCTCAGCAGGACGCTGTTGCCAAGCAACTGGTCGATAATGCAAACGCAACCCTGGAAGCGGCTAAAATGCAGGTTGAGGCTGCCCAGGCGAGTATTCAGCAAGTGGCCACGAACCTGAAATACACGACGATTTTCGCGCCACTTGACGGCACGATCGGTATCTCTCAGGTACGGTTAGGAGCGGCCGTTGCCCCTGGCTCAACACCTTTGAATACCATTTCGTCGGATAATCCGATTGCGGCTGATGTGCAGGTTGATGAGTCAGAGATTTCGCGCTTTCTGCAACTCCAGAATCAGAAATCGGTAGCCCGCGACTCTACCTTTATTCTGATGCTTCCCGATGGTAGCCGTTACCCATATCCTGGTTCGGTTCGTATTGTCGACCGCGCTATCGATCCGCAAACGGGCACCATTCGCATTCGGATTGCCTTCCCGAATCCCAAAAAACAGCTTAAAGCTGGTTTGTCTGCCAATGTGCGGGTTAAAAACAGCACGGGTAAGCCGCAACTGCTGATTCCTTATCAGGCCGTGACCGAGCAAATGAGCGAATATTTCGTCTGGGTAGTTGGTGATAGCAGCAAAGTAACGCAGAAAAAGGTAACCCTTGGGCCACGTATCAATGATAAAGTTGTGGTTCGAAATGGGTTGAACGAAGGCGAAACAATTGTGACGGAAGGAACGCAGAAGGTTCGCGAAGGAGCAGTTGTGAAAATAACGTCTCCGGGGCAGACAACGGCTGGACCGGGTGATGCAAAGCCTGAATCGAGTAGTAAGCAGGCTGCAAAATAA
- a CDS encoding DUF4345 domain-containing protein, whose amino-acid sequence MKKQAILKRLSQGYILLSAVALLSVSIMAFSSPQSVMNLVHVQLNNTDAFSSIRGVYGGVGLTLFISLIYLMINDIRKGLAFLSLLWGFYALSRMVTIFTEGSLGDFGTQWLITESVLFVIALILYLTNPQSAKANVKLQSV is encoded by the coding sequence ATGAAAAAGCAAGCAATTTTAAAACGTCTTTCGCAGGGATATATCCTTTTATCAGCAGTAGCCCTTTTATCGGTCAGTATCATGGCCTTTTCCAGTCCACAATCGGTCATGAACCTTGTTCACGTTCAACTGAACAATACGGATGCCTTTAGTTCAATTAGGGGCGTGTATGGCGGTGTGGGCCTAACGTTGTTTATCAGCCTCATTTACCTTATGATCAACGACATCCGAAAAGGGCTAGCCTTTTTGAGCTTACTTTGGGGATTTTATGCTTTATCGCGTATGGTTACCATCTTTACGGAAGGGTCTCTAGGGGATTTCGGTACGCAATGGCTAATCACTGAATCTGTGCTGTTCGTCATTGCACTGATTCTCTACCTGACCAATCCTCAATCGGCAAAGGCAAATGTGAAGCTACAATCGGTATAA
- a CDS encoding glutamine--tRNA ligase/YqeY domain fusion protein, producing the protein MAEATKDSLENSTADRSLNFIEQFVEEDIAAGKNGGRVHTRFPPEPNGYLHIGHAKSICLNFGLADKYGGQTNLRFDDTNPVTEDTEYVDSIKNDVRWLGFDWENEFYASDYFDQLYALAETLIRKGLAYVDDSTAEEIAAQKGTPTEPGRMSKYRDRSVDENLDLFRRMKAGEYPDGAKVLRSKVDMASPNMQLRDPIIYRIKHAHHHRTGDTWCIYPMYDFAHGQSDAIEHITHSLCTLEFEVHRPLYDWFIDKLELFPSRQIEFARLNLTYTVMSKRKLKQLVEEGHVNGWDDPRMPTIAGIRRRGYTPASIREFADRIGIAKRDNLIDVGLLEFCIREELNKTTHRVMAVLDEKPLKLVITNYEVGREEVMPIENNPEDPTAGERNVPFSREVYIERDDFMENPPKKFFRLFPGGMVRLKGAYIIKCDEVVKDNAGEIIELHCSYIPESRSGSDTSGISVKGTIHWVSVPHAVEAEVRLYDRLFSVENPAADEREFRELLNPASLEVVRAFVEPALVEAARSGAQSNFQFMRKGYFILDQDTTDERPVFNRTVTLKDSWAKEVKRG; encoded by the coding sequence ATGGCGGAAGCAACGAAAGACTCTTTGGAGAACAGTACAGCTGACCGGTCTCTGAATTTTATTGAACAATTTGTAGAAGAAGATATTGCAGCCGGTAAAAACGGTGGTCGCGTTCATACGCGTTTTCCGCCCGAACCGAACGGCTACCTGCATATTGGCCACGCTAAATCGATTTGCCTCAATTTTGGCCTGGCCGATAAATATGGTGGGCAAACGAATCTCCGTTTCGACGATACAAACCCCGTTACGGAAGATACCGAGTACGTTGACTCGATCAAGAACGACGTACGCTGGCTGGGATTCGACTGGGAAAATGAGTTTTATGCGTCCGATTATTTCGATCAGCTTTATGCATTAGCCGAAACGCTGATCAGGAAAGGATTGGCCTACGTCGATGATTCGACAGCGGAAGAGATTGCTGCTCAGAAAGGTACGCCTACCGAGCCGGGACGTATGAGTAAATATCGCGACCGGAGTGTAGACGAAAACCTGGATCTGTTCCGTCGCATGAAAGCCGGTGAATATCCCGATGGTGCCAAAGTGTTGCGGTCCAAGGTTGATATGGCCTCACCGAACATGCAACTCCGCGACCCGATCATTTACCGGATCAAGCACGCGCATCACCACCGTACGGGCGATACGTGGTGCATCTACCCGATGTACGACTTCGCCCATGGTCAGTCAGACGCCATCGAGCACATCACGCATTCGCTCTGTACGCTGGAATTTGAAGTCCACCGGCCCTTATACGACTGGTTTATCGACAAGCTGGAATTATTTCCATCCCGTCAGATCGAGTTTGCGCGGCTCAACCTGACCTATACGGTCATGAGCAAACGGAAACTCAAGCAGTTGGTAGAAGAAGGCCATGTCAACGGCTGGGACGATCCCCGTATGCCAACGATTGCAGGTATCCGTCGTCGCGGCTACACGCCTGCCAGTATTCGTGAGTTTGCCGATCGCATCGGTATTGCCAAGCGCGACAACCTGATCGATGTGGGCCTGCTGGAGTTCTGCATCCGCGAGGAACTGAACAAGACGACTCACCGCGTAATGGCCGTGCTGGACGAGAAACCGCTGAAACTAGTCATTACGAACTACGAGGTTGGCCGGGAAGAGGTCATGCCCATTGAAAACAACCCCGAAGATCCTACAGCTGGCGAACGTAATGTGCCATTCAGCCGCGAGGTGTACATCGAGCGCGATGACTTCATGGAGAATCCTCCCAAGAAGTTCTTCCGGTTGTTTCCGGGTGGTATGGTGCGGTTGAAAGGTGCCTACATCATCAAGTGCGACGAAGTAGTAAAAGATAACGCCGGTGAAATCATCGAACTGCATTGCTCCTACATTCCCGAAAGCCGAAGTGGTTCCGATACATCGGGCATCAGTGTAAAAGGCACAATCCACTGGGTGTCGGTGCCACACGCCGTTGAAGCCGAAGTTCGGCTTTATGACCGCCTGTTCTCGGTTGAGAATCCAGCGGCCGATGAGCGTGAATTCCGGGAGTTACTGAATCCGGCTTCGCTGGAAGTCGTCCGCGCCTTTGTTGAACCGGCTTTGGTAGAAGCGGCCCGCTCTGGCGCACAGAGCAATTTCCAGTTCATGCGCAAAGGTTATTTCATTCTCGATCAGGACACTACTGACGAGCGGCCTGTCTTTAACCGTACCGTCACGCTGAAAGACAGTTGGGCGAAAGAGGTGAAGCGGGGGTAA